TAGCGGCCCGTAGCCGAACCGGTTGACTCCTGGGTGACCAGGACCGGGCGGAAAACGGGGCCCCCGGCCTGGATCAACCGCGCAAAATGAACGGGCAGCGCATCGTGGCTGCCCGTTTCTGGTTTCTGCTACCGGTGAAAATACGCGGCTACGCCATGCGCAGCACCGGGCGGATGCGCTCCAGCGCCCAGTCGATCTCGTCCTGCGTGACGATCAGCGGCGGGGCGAAGCGGATGATGTTGGCGTGCGTCTCTTTCGCCAGCACGCCCGCGTGCATCAGCGCCTCACAGAAGCGCCGCGCGCCGCCCGCCTCCGGCTTCAGCTCCACACCGATCATCAGGCCCTTGCCGCGCACCTCGCGCACGTGCGGGCTGTTGATCTCCGCGAGCTGCTCCTGGAAGTACTGGCCCATCGCCGCCGCGTTTTCGATCATGCCCTCCTCGACCAGCACGTCGAGTGCGGCACGACCGACCGCCGCCGCCAAGGGATTGCCGCCGAACGTGCTGCCGTGGTCGCCGGGGTTGAACACGCCTAGCACGTCCCGGCTCGACAGCACCGCCGAGATCGGGTAATAGCCGCCGGAGAGCGCCTTGCCGATGGTTACCATGTCGGGCTGGACGTCCTCATGGTCGCAGGCGAACAGCTTGCCGGTACGCCCCAATCCGGTCTGGATCTCATCTGCGACGAACAGCACGTTGTGCCGCGTGCAGATTTCGCGCACCCGCCGCAGGTAACCGTCTGGCGGCACGATCACGCCGCCCTCGCCCTGGATCGGCTCGACCATGAACGCGACCGTGTTAGGCGTGATGGCTGCTTCCAACGCCGCCGCGTCGCCATAGGGGATGACGGTGAAGCCGGGCGTAAACGGGCCGAAGCCCGCGCGATAGTGTTCTTCCGTGCTGAAGCTGATGGTCGAGATGGTGCGCCCGGCGAAGTTGCCCGCGCAGGCGATGATCTCCGCCTGTCCATCCGGCACGCCCTTGACCGTATAGCCCCACTTGCGCGCGGCCTTCAGCGCCGTTTCGACCGCTTCCGCGCCCGTGTTCATGGGCAGCATCATCTCGAAGCCGGTCAGCTCGCACACCTGCTGGTAAAACGGGCCGAGCTGGTCGTTGTGGAACGCGCGGCTGGTCAGCGGCAAACGGCCCGCCTGCTCGATCAGCGCGGCGCGGATGCGCGGGTGGGCATGGCCCTGGTTCACGGCGCTGTAGGCGCTCAGGCAGTCCATGTAGCGGTTGCCCTCCACATCCCAAACCCACACGCCCTGGCCTTCGCTGAGCACGACTTCCAGCGGCTTGTAGTTGTGCGCGCCATAGCGTTCTTCAAGCGTGATGAAGTCTTTTGTCGTTAAGTCTATTGCCTTGCTCATAAGCTGTCCTTTGTCAGTCCGCTGTGCGATGTGACGACGGTTTGCTGCATTATGATTATACGAGTTTGGTCCGGTCCATTCGCAGACCATATAGTACCGCACGGCGGGTACGGCGCGTGATCCGTAGGCGAGGGGCAACGCGACCTCACCCCCGGCCCCTCTCCAATCAGGTTGGAGACGGGAGACAAGCACGATCTCACGATCCGTAGGGCGGAGCTTGCTCCACCCGGTTTTTGCCTTGGTCCCCTTCCACCACATAAGCCGAGGGAAAGGGTCAGGGGATGGGAAGCATGGCGCCGCCCTGTAACTTGCTGTGCGCTGGCTCGTGGCGGTACACTACACGTTAATATTTATCCGACCGTGACGCCAGGATCGGGCCATGACCGCCATCCCCAACCCGTACAACCCGCTCAATCCCACCGAGCACCCGGCATACTTCGTGAACCGCGTGGAGACGTTCGCGTTCTTCCGGCAGAACCTGGCCGGAGCGGCGTATGGGCGGGCGCTGGCGTTGATCGGGCGGCGCGGACTGGGCAAGACGTCCATGCTCTACCAACTGCCGGGGCAGCTCGACGAGCGTTACGTGGTGTGCCTGGTGGCGCTGGCGAATGTGCCGCTGGCGGACGAGGAATCGTTCATCCTGGCGCTGGCCGAGGACATCCGCCTCGCGCTCGATCTGGCCGGGTCCAGCACCTACCGCCTGCCGGACTGGCCGCCGGACGCGGACGAGGGCGAGGAACCGATCTCGATCCGGTCGTGGTTCGAGCTGATCTTCCTCGACATTGCCGTCTCCGCGCTGCGCGGGCGTACGCTCGTGCTGGCGCTGGACGACGCGCACCTGCTGTTCCAGGCGATCCAGCACGGGGCGCTGCCCGGCGACGTGTGGGACTACCTGGGCAACCTGATGGTGACGCATCCGCGTGTGGAGCTGATCGTCTCGCTCGACGCGGCGTACGAGGATCAGGCGCTGGCGACGACGCTGCTGGGCGATCCGGTGCTGCATACGCGCCTCAGCGAATTGACGCGCGAGGATGCGGCGACCCTGGTCCAGCAGCCGCTCGAAGGTGTGGCGCACTACGACGAGGGCGTCGTGGCGCAGATTCTGGCGTTGGCGGGCGGGCATCCGTTTCTGCTGCACTCCGTCTGCCGCCTGCTGTTCCGTCGCTCTGAGGAGCGCAACCACAACGGCCCGATCACCGAGCACGACCTCGTCGCCGTGCAGGACGCCGCGCTGGAGCAGGCCAGCGAGATCTTCGATCCGTTGTGGCAGGGTATGACGCAGAACGAGCGGCTGGCACTGTCGGCACTGGTCGCGCTGCACCGGGACTATCCCGACGCGGGCGCGACGCTGGAGGATCTGCACGCCTGGGCCGGCGCGCGCGGTTATACGCCCAACGCCACGCAGCTCGCTGCCGCGCTGCGCAGCCTGGACTATAAGGGACTGGTGCACCTGGACATGCAGGGGCGCTATCTGCTGCCCGCCGGACTGATCGCGGGGTGGGTGGCGGCCAATTCGACGATCGAGATGCAGCCGGTGGAGCAGCCCGGCTCGTCGCGCTACGTGCCCGTGCTGGGACTGGCCGCCGCAGTGCTGATCGTCGCGGCGCTGGGCGCAGCGGCGTTCCTGGGCGCCTTTGACAGCGGCGATGGCGACGAAAGTGGCGCGCCGTCTGGCGGTCCGACCGCAACGCTCGCGCTCAACCTGGAAGCCACGCGCCAGTCCGACTTCGCCACGCAGACCGAAATCGCCCGTCCGACGCTGACGCTGACGCCGACTCTCACCGCGACACCCAGCCTGACTGTGACGCCTTCCCCGACGCCTACGGACACGCCGCAGCCCTCCGCAACCGCGACGCTGACGGCCTCCCCGGAGCCGAGCGCGACCGACACGCCCGCCGATACGCCGGAACCGAGCAATACACCGCGCCCGACCGCGACGCGCACCCCGTCCGCTACCGATGAGCCGTCCGAGACGCCGACCGAGACGCTGACCCCTAGCGACACGCCGGAACCGAGTGATACGCCGACCGCCACCGACACGCGGACGCCCACGGCGACGCGCACCCCCTCCGCGACCCGCACGCCAAGCATCACGCCCACCGATACGGCGACGCGGCGTCCCACAGCGACCCGCACGCCCTCCGCAACGCCCAGTGTGCGACCGTCGCCCATCGCCACGCGCATTCTGCCCATTCTGCCGTAAGGCTGCACGCACCGCCTATTATCTTCTGCCGTTTGGGCCACGGAATATTGCCGCCTGCCTCAGTAGCGTCACATAAGAAAGCGGTCTATATTTTCAGTCATACTTACCATAAAACCGTTAGTGGGGAGAACAAAGATGGACCTCATCGATAGGCTTCGTGAACTTTCCGTCCAAATTCCAAAGCAGCAGCAGTACATTTCAACTGAAGAAGCGACCAAAAACGCGCTCGTGATGCCGTTTATCAATGCGCTTGGATATAACGTTTTTGATCCCACGGAAGTGACACCCGAACTGGTTGCCGATGTCGGCACGAAGAAGGGTGAAAAGGTCGATTACGCTGTTTTGAAGGACAGCAGCCCGATCATCTTGTTTGAAGTGAAGTGCTGCGGCGTCGATCTGAACAACGTGCATGCTTCGCAGCTCTATCGTTACTTTTCTGTCACCGCCGCCCGTTTTGGCATTTTGACGGATGGCATCAATTACCATTTTTATTCGGATCTGGACGCTCCCAACAAGATGGATGCCAAGCCGTTTTTCGTGTTTAACATGCTTGACTTTGACGAAGGCACCGTGGACGAACTTAAGAAGTTCACAAAGTCCGCCTTCGATGTTGATGACATCCTCTCAACGGCCAACGAACTCAGATACAAGCGCGAAATTAAAGCAATAATGGCGGTTGAGTTTAACGGCCCATCCGAAGAATTTGTCCGTTTTTTCGCTTCGCGGGTGTATTCGCGCCGTTTGACGCAAACGGTGCTGGAAGACTTCACGGAGATTACAAAGCAGGCATTTAGGGCGTTCCTCAATGAACGCATTGAAAGCCGCCTCAAGTCCGCACTTGACAGCGA
This sequence is a window from Aggregatilinea lenta. Protein-coding genes within it:
- a CDS encoding ATP-binding protein; protein product: MTAIPNPYNPLNPTEHPAYFVNRVETFAFFRQNLAGAAYGRALALIGRRGLGKTSMLYQLPGQLDERYVVCLVALANVPLADEESFILALAEDIRLALDLAGSSTYRLPDWPPDADEGEEPISIRSWFELIFLDIAVSALRGRTLVLALDDAHLLFQAIQHGALPGDVWDYLGNLMVTHPRVELIVSLDAAYEDQALATTLLGDPVLHTRLSELTREDAATLVQQPLEGVAHYDEGVVAQILALAGGHPFLLHSVCRLLFRRSEERNHNGPITEHDLVAVQDAALEQASEIFDPLWQGMTQNERLALSALVALHRDYPDAGATLEDLHAWAGARGYTPNATQLAAALRSLDYKGLVHLDMQGRYLLPAGLIAGWVAANSTIEMQPVEQPGSSRYVPVLGLAAAVLIVAALGAAAFLGAFDSGDGDESGAPSGGPTATLALNLEATRQSDFATQTEIARPTLTLTPTLTATPSLTVTPSPTPTDTPQPSATATLTASPEPSATDTPADTPEPSNTPRPTATRTPSATDEPSETPTETLTPSDTPEPSDTPTATDTRTPTATRTPSATRTPSITPTDTATRRPTATRTPSATPSVRPSPIATRILPILP
- a CDS encoding type I restriction endonuclease; amino-acid sequence: MDLIDRLRELSVQIPKQQQYISTEEATKNALVMPFINALGYNVFDPTEVTPELVADVGTKKGEKVDYAVLKDSSPIILFEVKCCGVDLNNVHASQLYRYFSVTAARFGILTDGINYHFYSDLDAPNKMDAKPFFVFNMLDFDEGTVDELKKFTKSAFDVDDILSTANELRYKREIKAIMAVEFNGPSEEFVRFFASRVYSRRLTQTVLEDFTEITKQAFRAFLNERIESRLKSALDSEAQEIVPEQSKPTEANEKAEEEIEQDGVVTTSDEKDAYMIVKSILREVVDVKRIAMRDVQTYCSVLLDDNNRKPICRFRFNNKTQKYLGIPTADKQEERIPIDDLDDIFKYADQLKTVVNLYL
- the rocD gene encoding ornithine--oxo-acid transaminase, with product MSKAIDLTTKDFITLEERYGAHNYKPLEVVLSEGQGVWVWDVEGNRYMDCLSAYSAVNQGHAHPRIRAALIEQAGRLPLTSRAFHNDQLGPFYQQVCELTGFEMMLPMNTGAEAVETALKAARKWGYTVKGVPDGQAEIIACAGNFAGRTISTISFSTEEHYRAGFGPFTPGFTVIPYGDAAALEAAITPNTVAFMVEPIQGEGGVIVPPDGYLRRVREICTRHNVLFVADEIQTGLGRTGKLFACDHEDVQPDMVTIGKALSGGYYPISAVLSSRDVLGVFNPGDHGSTFGGNPLAAAVGRAALDVLVEEGMIENAAAMGQYFQEQLAEINSPHVREVRGKGLMIGVELKPEAGGARRFCEALMHAGVLAKETHANIIRFAPPLIVTQDEIDWALERIRPVLRMA